DNA from Strigops habroptila isolate Jane chromosome 6, bStrHab1.2.pri, whole genome shotgun sequence:
AGGGATTGGGAGCACAAGAAGTGTTCTCCTCTATCTTACCAGTTGCAGGGAATGAGGAGGGAAGAAATGGGCAGAGCCAGCAGATCAACACCTGGCTCTGAGCCTGGTGTCACCAGGATTTGAGGTTCTTTGATCATGGACACCAGGTCTGCTGGCAGGTCCCCTGTCTCAAAGGGGGGAAAGTATCTTCACACAGGAGTTTTAAAGATCACAGGATctttaaactagatttgaaGGGAGAAAGGGCTAAAACCAGGCGCACTAGAGATAAGCCTGGGGGCAGCATGCCAGTGTTTGATGAACGGTGTGCTGGCAAGGTCCTTCCCTGTATGATAAGGGAGTGTTTCTACTGTCTAGAGCTTGATGATGCTGATGGTAGGGTTGAGTGTTTATGGATAAGAATCATGGGGAAAGGCCAACAAGGCAGGTATCGTGGTGGGTGTCTGTTACAGACCACCCGACCAGGACAAAGAGGCAGATGAAATATTCTCTAAGGAGCTGGGAGAAGTGTCGCAGCTGTTAGCCCTTGTTCTCGTGGAGGACTTCAATTTACCAGCtgtctgctggaaatacagtacagcagagaggaagcagTGTCGGAGGTTCCTGGAGTGTGTGGAAGATAGATAACTTCCTGACACAGCTGGTGAGGGAGCCCGCTAGGGAAGGCTGGACCTGCTGTTTGTGAACAGACAAGGACCTGTAGGCAGTGTGATGTCTGGATGCTGCCTTGGGCGTACTGATCATGAAATTGATAGAGATTTTGATTCTTGGAGAAGTAATGAGGGGTCAGCAGAACTGGTCAGCGTTCTCCTgtagaaactggctgctcatagCTTGGCCAGGTGTACTCTTTGCTAGctaaaaaactggctggaagGATGATCCCAAAGATTGGTGGTGAATGGGGTTAAATCCATTTGGcagctggtcacaagtggtgttccccagggctcagtcctggggccagttctgtttagtatctttatcagtgatctggatgaggggatcgagtgcaccatcagtcagtttgcagatgacaccaagatGGGTGGGAGGATTGATCTGttggagggtaggaaggctctgcagaggcatctgcacaggctggatcaatgggctgtggccagtggtatgaggttcgACAGCTgaagtgctgggtcctgcatttgggctACAGCAACCCCATGgaacgctccaggcttggggaagagtggctggaaaggtGCTCAGCagacctgggggtgctgattggcagctgaacatgagcagcttgtgcccgGGCAGCCAAGAAGGCCGACAGCACCCTGGCCTGtgtcagcaatagtgtggcgagcagggccagggcagtgatcatctcgctgtacttggcactggtgagactgcacctcgaatcctgtgttcagtcCTGGGCCCCTctctacaagagagacattgaggtgctggagcaggtccagagaagggcaacaaagctggtgaagggtctggagcacaagtctgatgaggagcatctgagggaactggggttgtttagtctggagaagagaaggctcagggagggccttattgctctctacaactgcctgaaaggaggttgccCAAGATCACTTAAGCAGCCTGTGACAGAGATGGAAATATTGTACTGTGTGATTCCTGAAGTGTGTGATCAtccttcctcttgctttcttttcacagcGCTTTTCTGAACATAGCCGTTTACTTTGTTTACAGAATCAGTCGTTTCCTGAATAAGCCAGAGGGTCATCTGAGACGCAGAGATGTTGGAAGAAGATATGGAGGTGGCTATCAAGGTGGTAGTAGTAGGAAATGGAGCTGTTGGGAAGTCCAGTATGATTCAGCGATACTGCAAAGGGATTTTTACAAAAGACTACAAGAAAACTATTGGTGTAGATTTCCTGGAAAGACAAATCCAGTATGTATTAAACAGCTGCTGTGCTATTGATTTTTACcgttccctttctttctttgttgtgtTGCCATCCTCAGATTTATGAAGGCTTGGAAGACCAGGCCTGCTGCTTCCGAAGCACAGTAAAGGgagttgttttctctcttgcatgTGGGCTAAAATTATATCACTCTATTTTCTGTCCAAGATTTAGAATTCTAATTAAAATTTGGAACTTCCGTTGTACTAAGAGTTTTGACAAGTTTCCGTTGTATTCTACCAcctgttaatttttattttttttaatttcttgtggAAGAAATAGATGTGCTTATGATAAAAGGATTACACAAATTTATTAGCCAATATAGATAAAAATTattgtggaaaaataaatatgctatAGATTTAGTCTGCATGCAATATCAAGAGATAATACCCAATTATGTttgataaaatggaaaatactgtgGTAATGAGAAATCAGAAAACTCTATAAAGTCTGTAAGAtgattaaaaagacaaaaggagcATTATTCAGGTACctaagttttgttttgatgtctaggaaaggaagaggaatatGTAATACATATTGTCAGTAAAGAGCTTGTAATGTCATTGAGTGACTATTGCCATAGTATGTTACAGAGGTGAACCATCATTAATATTAAGTTACATTATATTTAAATCAAGTTCAGTTTGACTTGGATTACTCTGCTGTTGTAGAAATTGAAGTATTTCCATGTCAGTTGTTTCGAATAGCTTTTGTTCACTgtatggattaaaaaaatgtgttgtttATTTCAGAGTTAATGATGAAGACGTCAGGCTAATGTTATGGGACACTGCGGGTCAAGAAGAATTTGATGCAATAACTAAGGCCTACTACAGAGGTGAAAATACCATGTTTGTCATTTGACAGTTTGTCTGCAcatctctgaaatattttcctatctTTGTGTTAAGAATTTTAGTTATTTCATGTCTGTGCACAGCATGATGTTTGCCTTTTTCAattcttaaatgtttttccccttcatgTAAAATCCTTGCCTTAATTAAATGCCACTTCATGCAGGGTGATCAGCAGTGCCCTTTAAAAATCATAGACCAAAATGAGACAAATGCTTGTGCAGAAACTTCACAGAACGTAGCCATTCAAACAATCAGACACAAAGTTATGTTTTCCCTCTAGAAGAGTTTTATTCTGTGAGACATGTATTTGTAAATGTTCTCAAAGCTATGGCTGAGGCACTTAGAAATTaatccaagggaaaaaatatccacCAGTCATCTTAGAATGATAGTTTACTAGGCATGATAGTTCTCTCGCTAGTACAGGCTGCCTTGAACATGTTAACACAACGGAGTAATAAGGAAAGTGTATTTACTTCATAAAATGGAAACGGTATCATTCAGTCATATAAAGGCAGTCCATCTATTTAGCCAGTTACAAATTGCATGTTTAGGCTTTCTTTGCACATAACAGTGGTTGTGAAAATCttgcctttttggttttaaacgTGGGAGATACGAACAACTTGGCAAAGATTCCATGATTCAGTTCTTGACAAACTAATTACCCAATGGATGGGAAAAAGACTGAGTTATTTTTACTGCCCCTGTCCATTGCATTCTACATGCGCTATATATAAATTGAATAAGGAGGTCTGATGATGTAAGTCACCCCCTTATTACCTGCCATATGGTAGAACTTTGCCCTCTGAACTTACTATTGCCCAGTTATCTCCATGTTTTAGAGTTCAGAAGGAATGggtggaaggagagagaagaagtGAAAGTCTCTTAGAGTGGAAACTTCACAATAGGTTTTCTAGTCTTAAAACTGGACAAGGTGATGCTTACAGATGGTGAGAgtcttttaataaatattctCATCTCTAGTAGAGCAAAGAACGTGGGAGGCTTTATTAAGTTGGTTTGCCAGGTGATAGGTTAAATTCAGCATTGACAAATGCAAACTAACCTGCTTTGGAAAGAATAATTCATTTTACACCTATCTCACCGGATTCTAAGTGGAATTGCATTAGAATAATTGCATACATTAGAATATGGTGTGGACACtagggaaaacaaacagaattttagaacagaaataataaggaaaattaTGGAACACTGCTACTATTTTATTGGTAGAGCTTGATTTGAAATTCTGAGGGTAGTTCTTACTCTGTATAAAATCATACTGGAAGGATCTTAATGGCATGTGAAGGAATTTTAAAGAGCATAGGAAAACTTTTGTAAAGATAGACTGAACTTggcttttaaaagctaaataaaagGAAACCTCACAAAAGAACTCAAGTGCTTTGTgtcaaagaaacacaaagacaaACAGAATACAGGAATGGGGGATATTTGGTGaaactcagaggaaaaaaaaattctgctgatgaaatattttttcattctatGTGTAATTAGTTTGTGATACTCACCACAAGATGACACTAGTCTCAAAGACATTAGCTATctatttcttttacattcttttacTCAATAGCAAATATATTAAAGGCATATAAATAATAaagtgtttctctgtgtgttcaTATGCAAAGAAAAGTAGTTTCTTAAAGATAACAAAGGGCTACTGAACAGTCAAAGACCACTCACTAATCAGCTGTGGAAGTACCTTCTCGGTGTCTATGGGGTTTAACTATTGTATGTTAAGGCTGTTACAAAACCGTAACAAAAATGGTATAAAACACTTTCTTTAATGTATCATAGTGCTGTGATAGAACGAGTATGAATTAGAAATACACttattttctccaaaacaaTTTACTTGAAGTAATCACAGCTTCCTCTGAAAACTctaaattttctgcttttcaacatCAGAATTACTGTAGCACAAAGAACAGTGTGCTTTACAGATCctgcatgcagaaaaatatttgccttcTGGCCTCCATTAAGCTGTCTGCAAAACAGTGAACAATAAGCAAaactctctttcccttttttccagcctttccaCACCCTTTCCTACTCTCTCCCCTGCATACATGCAGCATGCTGGAAATAGCTTGAAAGGTAACAGCCCCGTAGCCATCATGAAAAACGGGTATAATGATCAAAATAATATGGCAATCTGTTTTCATCAGGGTAATTTATGACCACTGCTTTGACACAAGCCACCACTTGTGGTGGTAAAAGTGCACTTTGATGGGAGAAACTTGAAAATCccttatattttaaatactttatagataattttgttcatttgttggttggttgatttgtatttatttgtatttgtactTGACTTGTATACTTTTAGGAGCCCAGGCTTGTGTTCTTGTGTTTTCTACAACTGACAGAGAGTCCTTCAAAGCAATCCCTACCTGGAAGGAAAAAGTTGTGACTGAAGTTGGAGACATTCCCACAGTTCTTGTGCAGAATAAGATTGATCTTCTTGATGACTCTTGCATAAAGAAGTAGGAGTTTTAtcttactgtttttaaagaacagtaTATGCCCTCTGTATGCACACgtttaaaaaatgtataaatttatGGGAGTTCGTGGTGGAGACTTATGGTATCTTGGTTGTCAAACCCATACCCTGCATTGAAATGTGCCCTAGGAGCACAGGTGACAGGTATTGCTGCATGAGTGTAGTTGCTTGGGCAGATGTGCTTACAAAACTAGGAGCTTTCTGTTTACTTCACGCCTTCCTCTGAAGTGTCAGCCAGAAAAACAGAGGAATAACACAAAGAGTTTGATTGTGCCATAATATaattctctctctgtcttttttctctctttttaatcagaaattctAAACCTGAAGATTTTCTCTCCTGTTAAAATTTACAGATACTGTTAAACTGTGCTGTGCACCAGTGAAGTTACATTGTCTAGTTTGCCTAGTGAATGCTTCCTAAAATGATGAAGAAGTATTAAACAGGTTGTTTAGAAAAGTAACTTAATATTCTTTGCTTcacttttctttaatttgtttttattgctcATTTTTATCAAAACATTATAACTCTATAGAAATCCATAGCTGGTAATATTCTCCAACTGCATGGTGCTGTGCCttcttcactgcatttttctttacaggtTTTGCTGTCAGTTCATTCTGCCTTTGTATATATGACCAATTTCATTTGTGCCATCAAATCAGCTTAACAAATTCTAACTCTTATTTACCACAGCATATCATGTAGAAAATACTGCACAAAATCGACCATTCTCCACTTCTTTGTTTCTACCATCTTCCTAAGagatttaaattctttcttctttttgttgtttcctgCACTGGCtttctttgttctctgtttGCTATCATTGATGACATAAATCAGCTTCTACTCCCTCTGCAAAGAATACTGAggatttttcaaaggaaaagcaaaattgcaTTTGAACTCCTCCTTTGTTCATGGTATGTCACTTAGGTTTTGTTCTCAGAATACTCCATCTGCCTCAGTAACATCATCTTTCTGATGACGTGATTTCCCTTGGTGAAATTTTCATAAGTTTCCTCAACTTGTCCTTAAAATTTCACacaagttttctttcacttcacaGAAGAAAGTAATCCTTGATTTCACGTCCACACTCATCTGATTGCAGAGTCTATTGCTTCATTAAAGCATACTTAAGGAttactttgttgttgttgttttgacTTTGCAGTAGTAATTGTTCTGATTCTAGTGCTGTTAATTACagcctttttccttctggtttcaCTGACACCTGTCTTTGAACCCTTGGGAAATTTTAGTTAATGAAGtcaataaatatttgaaaagcaattaCTTTTGGTTACAGAGAAACTGCATGTAAAATACCATCTTTTTAAGGTGGAGATACTGTAAACAAATTAAGGAACAGCTATTTTTTGACTGAGTATTTCTCAACCCACTTTGCTATGTTTAACTTACCATGAAGCATTTTGTCTATAAGAGTAAATGCTGACAAATAATACAAATTAGTATTTACAAAATCTTCTTCTGTTCTGCAGTGAAGAGGCAGAAGCACTGGCAAAAAAGCTAAAGTTAAGGTTCTACCGAGCGTCTGTGAAGGAAGACCTAAATGTAACTGAAGGTACGAGGTGCAGCAGAGTGTCTGTCCTgccctgtccctctgctctgcagtgctgtacAGCGCTCCAGTTTGGAGCTGCTCTGTTATTTCTCAGGTTGTTACATGCTGTTGGTAATCCTTTTGATTTTCCTTAGCAGGACACTTTCAACCAAGTAGAATTACTTGGTATCAGTGTGTTAGGCCCGTTTCCTTGTGtaca
Protein-coding regions in this window:
- the RAB23 gene encoding ras-related protein Rab-23, which codes for MLEEDMEVAIKVVVVGNGAVGKSSMIQRYCKGIFTKDYKKTIGVDFLERQIQVNDEDVRLMLWDTAGQEEFDAITKAYYRGAQACVLVFSTTDRESFKAIPTWKEKVVTEVGDIPTVLVQNKIDLLDDSCIKNEEAEALAKKLKLRFYRASVKEDLNVTEVFKYLADKYLQRLKQQTAEDPELVHTSSNKIGVFNTDGGSDSNQNSSTLNGGDVINLKPNKQRTKKNRSPFSNCSIP